The genomic segment CAATCACATAACATCAGAGCAGCGGCTGCAAAATGCAGTATGAGGCTTAGAGTTGCAGTATTATCAAATTGCACAAAAGAAAGGTGTGAGCTTTAGCAAAGTTTcaactaattgttttttaggttgattctcaactttttttccttgattgaaCTTGTGTTTGAGTCCAGTCATCCACATCACTTGCGTTCTGGGTTCTATGTGTTTCTTGTGATTTTCAGGAAGTGGACGATTTGATGATCCGGAGATTTCTGCGTGCTCGAGAACTAGACATTGAGAAGGCGTCGACCTTATTCCTAAATTACCTAAGCTGGAGGCGATCGATTATCCCAAATGGCTTCATATCTCTATCAGAGATTCCAAATGAACTTGCTCAAAACAAGTTGTTTATGCAAGGGGTTGATAAGCAGAACCGTCCCATAGTTGTGGTTTTCGGTGCCAGACATAAGCCTTACAAAGGAAGTTTAGAGGAGTTCAAGCGTATGTAGTAAACCTGGAAGctgcatattttatttttgaatcctGTGGTAACGCAGATGAGAACCGATAGTTTCAAAATAGCCTTGTTCTCTCTCATTGACAATAAGagaacaattttgtttttatttttttaaaagatctgaCATGGCAAAGTAGACCCGTGTTCAACTAACATTGGAAATTTCTTCTCCTTGCAGGTTTTGTTGCCTACACTCTCGAGAGAATATGTGCCAGGTAATTCTATCAGTCACAAAATTCTCTTCTGCGCTACTTTTGCTATcctggaaaatgatctttggaGGAGAGGGCATTGCTTATTTATCTGAGTTACAGTATCAGTGTAGTAGTGATGCCAATATGTTATCATATCAAATCTCATTCTATCTGGCTCGTcctaataaaacaaaactaacaATGTATTTGAGCGAGATAGCTGGGTATGTGTACAAGCACTACCTTTAGAAATAACAATTTCTAATGGAATCCAATCTAAGAATTCCTTCTTGATCTCATAGAACCAGGTCAATTTTGTTATTCAGCGTTGGTCTTGAGCAAGCCAATCAAGCTTATGCAACATCTTGGGTTTTACAGAATGCCAGCTGGACAGGAAAAGTTTGTGTCCATTGCAGATCTTGAAGGGTGGGGATACACCAATAGTGATATTCGTGGATATCTAGCAGCATTATCAATATTGCAGGTTTGATGTCCCGCCATGCAATATTTCCATAAAAGCTATTTCTAATTTGTTGCATTTACTTAACTAAAGAGCCATGCTGATTATAGCTCGCTTCGCTTGCTCTTGTGCAtcttaaaatgagcatttaggTGACCGTAAGATACACCAGCAGTGGTATAGTTGTACGAAAAAATTGCTCTGGCTAAGATGCTCATATCAGCAGCctgaatgtttttgtttttgtttttgtttttgttttatttaacagGATTGCTTCCCAGAGAGGTTAGGTAAATTGTTCATAGTTCATGTGCCCTACATATTTATGACTGCATGGAAGGTTGTCTACCCGTTTATTGACAGCAAAACCAAAAAGAAGGTATGGAACATCTTTCCTTGCTAATATGCATTTTCCAACGTTTTGATTGGACCAGCAACAGCTGAACATTATGGAAACAGTTCCGCCAGCTTTATATTTTCTCGAAACCTTCTGCAAATCTAAAAGCGAAGAGTATGAAGAGATCTGGATGGTGCCAAGAACGTTAGTATACGAAAATGTACTCAAGGAAACCAACAACCTTTTTATCAGACATCATCTCGAAAAGATGATtcctgtttttgtttatttattttgccaAAACGTCTAATTGCCCGAAATTCCAGAAtctttagattttattattattattattattattattattatggtatACAGACTTTGGATTTAGACTGCATGGAGACAAGCCACGTATGCAGGTTGGCAGTTTTGGCCCGTCTTTTCGTTGCCTTAATCCACCCCTTGTGACTGAATTTTTTTGCAGATAATCTTTGTCGAGAACAAAAAACTGAGATCCACTCTGCTTGGCGACATTGATGAGAGCCAGCTCCCAGATGTATATGGAGGCAAACTGTCATTAGTTCCTATCCAAGACGACTAGCTAATTGATTTGTTGGTTAAATTACACACCAAGTTCAGGTTATCTGCTCCACAATTCGTAGGCGTTGAGAAGTAGACGACAATACCTATTTCTTTGGTGAATTTGAGAACTGGACACGAGAGCAACAGCAATACCTTTATCTgcgttatttttatgttatatgaactctcttttttttcttgaattggaTGCTATGTGAACTCATGAATGGCCTTTATagcaggaaaagaaaatataaatctcCCACAATAAATGGAAAATTCTGGcagatgatttttcaatccatttaaCAGCAAAATGTTGAATAGAAAGCATTCATAACCAAGTCTCCATCAGCCTCTTGATATAATAAAACTTTCTTGAATTTAAGACGAGCCACCAGTTCAAATCTTGTTCATTGACAAGCAGCCGCTAATTAGTATCCATTGCGAGTTCTTTCTCCACGCAGTACGCCATGAAGATACTAAATTGTGCATCCAAATTTCCAAATAGAATCCGAATTCATGTAGTTTTCTGGCAGCCACATTCCCCCTCTGGGCCAATATGTTTTGAGAACAGTTGTAACCCTGCGCGTTTATTCCTCCAAGGCCAGTATGCTTCATGCATGATCAGCAGGCACAATTCAAATCCAGCTAGCATTTGAGTATCTGCAGCTAGCATGATTCAAGTCCAGAAGTCTCCCAATGTCATCTTATCGCActttaaaatgtaaatgaaaGATCAACATTGCATGCCCGAAGGGATCTTGACAGCTAGTAAGACAGCAACCATCCCGAGTTCTGATTATTTAGTGGAATGAATTCTGAGTACAACTACACTGAAAATACCCAATAAAATATCCAGTTGTATTATTCAGAAAAACATAGCCCCGCCAGTTAAAAGCGGAAGATACACAATGCGAATTGATAGAGCATTATGTGAACATGCCAACAGttgaacaaaacaaatttgcaaaaatGCCATCAGTGTTTCGCAGCTGTAGAGGACAATATCTATTATAACATCCCATGGGAAACTAGAGCTTCCATAAACGAGTTCCTGCAGGATTTCTCATCCAACAAGTAGCTTGTTCTCCTCCATGAAACTGTAAGTGGGGACCTCTAAATTATAGGGTGCTGGACCCTTGCGAATCCTGCCAGAGATGTCATAGTGTGAACCATGGCAAGGACAAAACCAGCCACCAAAATCACCAGCATTAGGTAATGGAATGCACCCCAAGTGGGTGCAGACCCCAACAACCACAAGCCATTCTGGATTCTTGACCCTGGCAGCATCCTCCTGCGGGTCACGGAGGGATGCAAGATCAACACTGTTAGCTAGCTTAATATCGTCTTCAGTTCGTCTCCTGATGAAAACTGGCTTTCCACGCCACTTCACTGTAACAGTTGAGCCAGGCTCGATGCTAGAGAGATCAACCTCAAGGGAGGCCATGGCAAGGACATCTTTGCTAGCAGACATGCTCAGAACAAACTTGAGAATCAGAAGACGGATTAAGGAGGCATACACAAACCGGCCACCAGTCAAGACAAAATAGGCAAAGGCACGCTTGCTGGGGTCACCAGGTGGATAACGCTCATGATTGTGCTCGTCATAGACAATCTTTGAGGTGGGATTCTTCACAGCTGCTACAGTAGGCGGGAGATCTGAGATGATACCCATATCATGTCCTGAAGTAAGGGCTCCAGAAGAAAACCCTGTAAGAATTATCAGCCATTGGCAAATTCATTACACAGCCAAATTTTGGACAAACAACATCAAACAACAATACACAAAGGACATCAAGCTTGTGAAGACATTGCCATTGATGCAAAGAGGACAGGATCTttccattgacaaaaactattAGTTGAGAAGAAATGACTCGGAAGGGAATatggggagagaaaaaaaaacatggtacaTTAACTGAGGGACAATCAGCTACCAAAAACCCCTATACCCTATTCCTACTCCTCTAGATGAAACTTTTATGATCTTATCCATTATTAGTAGCAGTGAGTGcttacacacacacaacacGGAGATACAGATACCTGGCCTACCATTCCATTGTTGTCTTATGAGAATAACAAGAACAGCACGGATCATTGACATAATAGCtcccataaaatatatatatatctgattGTACTTCATTAAAGCTACCAAAACATTCATCGCAACTGAAGAATGTATCAGTAGTAATTAACCGCAGTTGCTGGCTACTAAGAATTACAGAtacaataatgataataagaGCAAACATAGCAAGTGGAAGCACACGCCTCCTTCCAACCGAGAACTTAAGCTATTCAATTCAGCTTGAACTTTGAGAATATGCTTCATTTAATATAACAGTAACAAAAGATTGGCACTGAAAACAAAAGTAAAGCTCAAAACTTCAAAATACTGAAGATTTGAACAAATAATTGTTgataaaattctgaaaaaatccgaaaaaaaataaaacaaaaatataaaaactcatgACAAATCCATGAAAGATTTTTCATTCAATTCACAAGTTGTAGCAAACACGAAACCCTAAATCTGCTTGCGAAGAAATGGGACATCAAACAATCAAGCACATATCGTAacacacgaaaaaaaaaaactttcaaagttGTTTGCGGCAATCGATATTCAttctttcaatataaaaatctcCTAAAcccagatatatatataaagcgcgtggaattaaaaaaaagaagaggcgAGGCCTAAATCTGAGGAAAGAAAGAGGTGACCTCTGATTAGATCTGAAGGGAAGGAGAATTGATAAGGGGAGAGGATGGGtctggaagaggcagcagaaTCACGACCATCATCGCTAACGAAAGCAGTGTTTCGAGAGACGAAGGCGGAGGTTGTCTGCGACTGCGAGGACCTCCATGGTAAAGATGAGAGCCTCCTCCCTGCTACTCTCAACATCTTCTTCCTAAATattcttctcttcctctttgCTTTTACCCTTAGGGTAGCGTGTACTTTTCTCTACAGCtagaaacagagagagagagagatcggttggatttgttttttgtttttcctttactttcaatttttttttggcaaatgtTAATTAACAGCTACAGTGAGGAGTCGTCTATGGCCTAAACTAGAAGGGTTCGCAACCAACcctcacattttttttcttatttcgtTTAAACGTCGTCGTTGCTTGGCTCTCTTTacgcatgctttttttttttctccaataaTCACgggaattcttttttttactagttcTCTTCCCCTTTATCCAATTTTATATCAGCCCAAAATTACCTAAAGCCCaacatggaaaataaatcatatatttcGATTATTTCATTAGATATATCATTCGTAAGGGTGGAGCAAACagaccacaaaaaaataaaaataaaaaacctgacTCCATCTATCTTCGAAGACAAACTTCAATCTAACGCTGCCTCCCATGATCAATGGAAACGCGCACTAAATCTACCACCAATTCCAAAATCAAAACTCGTGAATTATATTTTCCATGCATGATATTCATGTTCAGCTGAAGCTATGGGAATCTGGACGATGGAGCTTTGTTTTTATTACGAGTATAGTCTCTGAAATTGAATACCAAAAGGAACGAACCTGCCAGGCTCAGCTCAGTTTATCGGTCCTAAGAACCGAATGACAGACAGAAGTCTATAATAGATAAAGAGATTCAGTTTACAAATCACAAGTAGATTTTTCTGTAATTCATCAGTTTTGTCAGAGATAATTGTCAGATTTGACGGGCAAGACATTACAGTATTGTGTAGTGTAAGAGAGGAGTGGTGGGGGAAACTAGCCAAAATCCAAGGCATTGTCGTATGCCTTGCACATT from the Populus nigra chromosome 1, ddPopNigr1.1, whole genome shotgun sequence genome contains:
- the LOC133680661 gene encoding uncharacterized protein LOC133680661 encodes the protein MEFSNIEESNGIITEEEEKGTEINEIEQRKVRLMRAFVEREDPSVKEVDDLMIRRFLRARELDIEKASTLFLNYLSWRRSIIPNGFISLSEIPNELAQNKLFMQGVDKQNRPIVVVFGARHKPYKGSLEEFKRFVAYTLERICARMPAGQEKFVSIADLEGWGYTNSDIRGYLAALSILQDCFPERLGKLFIVHVPYIFMTAWKVVYPFIDSKTKKKIIFVENKKLRSTLLGDIDESQLPDVYGGKLSLVPIQDD
- the LOC133680652 gene encoding cytochrome b-c1 complex subunit Rieske-4, mitochondrial-like; protein product: MLRVAGRRLSSLPWRSSQSQTTSAFVSRNTAFVSDDGRDSAASSRPILSPYQFSFPSDLIRGFSSGALTSGHDMGIISDLPPTVAAVKNPTSKIVYDEHNHERYPPGDPSKRAFAYFVLTGGRFVYASLIRLLILKFVLSMSASKDVLAMASLEVDLSSIEPGSTVTVKWRGKPVFIRRRTEDDIKLANSVDLASLRDPQEDAARVKNPEWLVVVGVCTHLGCIPLPNAGDFGGWFCPCHGSHYDISGRIRKGPAPYNLEVPTYSFMEENKLLVG